In Arachis stenosperma cultivar V10309 chromosome 1, arast.V10309.gnm1.PFL2, whole genome shotgun sequence, one DNA window encodes the following:
- the LOC130979816 gene encoding uncharacterized protein LOC130979816, whose protein sequence is MFNEWLQLHIFYEGLSYESKKAVDHSSGGSLNKKKTIEEAIDVIETVAKNDYYASERSNTRGVMELNHMDALQAHDPYSKTYNPGWKNHPNFGWGNQQDQSQDQRRYNPNNNATHQHSIQRSYQHPPNSTSQHPHQNQNGPSHPSYLNSPSPSEDRLSRIETLLEGICKEVQDNRVFKEEVRANIKNQGDTIKRLESQVGYLSQQIPKPTDSLPSDTEKNPRGEAKKVRWEECKMVTISGEGSVKEMNKPLEHSQDIPVEKQEESDQETNPTQRKELREKEIMNPYAPFSQRLKGGVKRRVYSKFLDMFASLHVNIPFIKALQQMPSYIKCMKELLTKKNSLKGGQTIVMNKECSALIQTEFPTKKKDLGSFHISCAIGEIMINKELCDLGASINSMPLSLMKKLQINELMSTDVIIKLADKTQKQAIGVVENVLVKVGNYFLPTDFVILEMEESHLHPIILGRPFLATGRALIDVEQGEIILRIHDEQLTFNVFKPSQEADQENKESRKDHNKVLVEETSTETQTIHLRIPLVDKQYSQKAQ, encoded by the exons atgttcaatgaatggtTGCAACTACACATTTTCTATGAGGgtctttcttatgaatcaaagaaggcagTAGACCACTCATCCGGGGGATCtctaaacaagaaaaagaccattgaagaagccatagatgtcatcgAGACTGTAGCTAAGAATGACTACTATGCTTCTGAAAGGAGCAACACTCGAGGAGTGATGGAGCTAAACCATATGGATGCACT GCAGGcccatgatccatactctaaAACTTATAATCCtggttggaagaaccacccaaactttgggtggggaaatcaACAAGATCAAAGCCAAGATCAGAGACGTTACAaccccaacaacaatgcaactcacCAGCATTCCATACAGAGATCATATCAACACCCACCCAATAGTACCTCTCAACATCCACATCAAAACCAAAATGGCCCTTCTCACCCCTCCTACCTCAATTCACCATCACCATCCGAAGATAGACTCTCCAGAATTGAGACTCTACTTGAAGGTATATGCAAGGAAGTCCAAGACAACAGAGTGTTCAAGGAAGAAGTGCGAGCTAATATAAAAAACCAGGGAGACACCATCAAGAGGCTGGAGTCTCAAGTGGGATATCTCTCTCAGCAGATTCCCAAGCCTACTGATAGCTTACCAAGTGACACAGAGAAAAACCCGAGAGGTGAAGCAAAGAAGgtaagatgggaagaatgcaagatgGTCACTATAAGTGGTGAGGGGAGTGTGAAAGAAATGAACAAACCATTAGAACACTCTCAAGATATTCCAGTAGAAAAGCAAGAAGAGAGTGACCAAGAAACCAACCCCACACAAAGGAAAGAGCTAAGGGAGAAGGAGATTAtgaacccatatgcacctttTTCCCAAAGACTCAAGGGGGGTGTAAAAAGGAGAGTGTACTCAAAGTTCCTCGAcatgtttgcatctctccatGTAAACATACCATTCATCAAGGCTCTCCAACAAATGCCCTCATACATTAAATGTATGAAAGAGCTGCTGACCAAAAAAAATTCACTAAAGGGAGGGCAAACAATAGTGATGAATAAGGAGtgcagtgctctcattcaaaCAGAGTTTCCTACAAAAAAGAAGGACCTAGGGAGTTTTCACATCTCTTGTGCTATAGGAGAAATAATGATTAATAAGGAACTCTGTGACCTGGGTGCAAGCATCAACTCAATGCCTTTATCCCTCATGAAGAAGCTTCAAATCAATGAGCTAATGTCCACGGATGTAATCATCAagttggctgacaaaactcaaaaacaagcaataggagtggttgaaAACGTGTTGGTGAAGGTTGGGAACTACTTCCTTCCCACAGACTTTGTTATCTTGGAGATGGAAGAGAGTCACCTCCATCCAATCATTttgggaagaccattcctagccacaggcAGAGCACTTATAGATGTGGAGCAAGGAGAGATAATTCTGAGGATACATGATGAACAACTCACCTTCAATGTCTTCAAACCCTCACAAGAAGCAGATCAAGAAAACAAGGAATCAAGGAAGGATCACAATAAGGTATTGGTGGAAGAAACAAGCACAGAAACACAAACAATACACCTGAGAATCCCTTTGGTTGACAAACAATACAGTCAAAA